Genomic window (Methanobrevibacter ruminantium):
AAAACCTTGCTGTACCATGCAGTGAATGCGGCTATTGCCTTAAAGCTTGCCCATTGGAAATTCCTATTCCTGAATATTTCAGATTATATAACCATCATAAAGTGCAAAAGGAATCCAACATTTACAGATTGTATTATGATAAATTAGGTGAAGAAAAGGTTCCTGCAAGCGATTGCACCCAATGTGAAACCTGCATTGATTACTGTACACAAAAAATAAACATTCCAGAAAAGTTAGAAGAAGTGTGTGAGCATTTTCAAGAAGGATTCAGTCCTTATGGATAAAAATAAATGAAAAATAGTAAAAATAAACTTTAAATTTAAAAAAATAAACAAATGAAAAAACAAAAAAGAGAATAAATAGAATAATGATAATTTAAAATTATTCTAATTTTATTCTTTCATACTAAACATTTCTAATTTTATTCAATTTTATTCTAAACTGTTAATGGCAGCTACAATCAATTGGATAGTGTTTTCAACATCTTCCATGCTTGCTACACTAACAGTTGTGTGAATATATCTGGTTGGAACAGATAAAACACCAGTTGGAATACCTTCTCTTGTAAGATGAATAGCTGTACCATCAGTAGTACCGCCGTCACTTACTTCAAGCTGGAATGGGATTTCTTCTTTTTCTCCAGTGCCAATCAATAAGTCTCTAATGATTTTAGGAGTGATGATTCCTCTTCCGCTTGCATCAATCATAATAACAGCAGGTCCTTTTCCAATAACAACAGGAGCCTCTTCTGGTTTGATTCCAGGATGGTCACCGGATAATGTTACATCTAAAGCAAATGCCATATCTGGGTTCAATTTATAGGAAGTTACTTTTGCCCCTTTCAATCCCACTTCTTCTTGGGTTGTTCCAACACCATAAACAGTTGCTTTGGAGTCTACTCTTTTTAAAACTTCCATCATTACATAGCATCCAAGACGATTATCCAATGCCTTACACATTACCAAGTCATTAGGGAATGCTTCAAACCATGATTTGAATGTAATTGGATCTCCAATGGAAACCATTTCTTCAGCTTGTTCCTTATCCTTTGCTCCAATGTCAATAAACATTTCATCATAAGGAACAACTTTCTTACGCTCTTCCGGTTTAGTGACATGAGGTGGTTTAGAACCGATAACACCAGTTAAATCACCATTTTTAGAGTGAATTACAACAGTTTGATTCATTAGCATTTGGTCATTTATTCCACCAATTGTTGAGAATTTAATGTAACCGTTATCATCTATATACCTTACCATCAAACCTATTTCATCCATATGAGCTGCAAGCATAACTTTTGGTCCTTTTTTAGATGAACCCTTTTTAGTAGCTATTACATTACCCATTAAATCTGTCTCAATATCATCAGCTACATCTTTTAATTCTCTTTTAATAATCTCTGCAATCTTTTCTTCATGTCCAGAAATACCTGGAGTCATACAGAGTTCTTCA
Coding sequences:
- a CDS encoding M42 family metallopeptidase, coding for MSFEKEIKLVEELCMTPGISGHEEKIAEIIKRELKDVADDIETDLMGNVIATKKGSSKKGPKVMLAAHMDEIGLMVRYIDDNGYIKFSTIGGINDQMLMNQTVVIHSKNGDLTGVIGSKPPHVTKPEERKKVVPYDEMFIDIGAKDKEQAEEMVSIGDPITFKSWFEAFPNDLVMCKALDNRLGCYVMMEVLKRVDSKATVYGVGTTQEEVGLKGAKVTSYKLNPDMAFALDVTLSGDHPGIKPEEAPVVIGKGPAVIMIDASGRGIITPKIIRDLLIGTGEKEEIPFQLEVSDGGTTDGTAIHLTREGIPTGVLSVPTRYIHTTVSVASMEDVENTIQLIVAAINSLE